A part of Paenibacillus sp. sptzw28 genomic DNA contains:
- a CDS encoding 5' nucleotidase, NT5C type has translation MKRIAIDMDEVIADFNPKHLRLFNRDYNENLTVNDLVGTRLRDLRPHLQKEIIDYLNDATFFRDLDVMKDSQKVIKELSEQYEVFITTAAMEFPTSFAAKYEWLKEHFSFLNEMNIVFCGDKSIIRADFLIDDNVRHFKGFAGQGILFTAPHNINETGYVRVNNWLEVRDYFLK, from the coding sequence ATGAAGAGAATTGCAATTGATATGGATGAAGTAATTGCTGATTTTAACCCGAAACATTTACGATTATTTAATCGTGATTACAATGAGAATCTTACTGTAAATGACTTGGTGGGAACGCGTCTTCGGGATTTACGTCCTCATTTACAGAAAGAGATTATTGATTACTTAAACGACGCTACATTTTTCCGTGATTTAGATGTCATGAAAGACAGCCAAAAAGTTATTAAAGAATTAAGTGAACAGTACGAAGTTTTCATTACCACAGCAGCGATGGAGTTTCCAACCTCTTTCGCTGCAAAGTATGAATGGCTAAAGGAACATTTCTCCTTTCTGAACGAAATGAATATTGTTTTTTGCGGAGACAAGAGTATTATCCGTGCTGATTTCCTGATCGACGATAATGTAAGACATTTCAAAGGATTTGCGGGTCAAGGAATATTGTTTACGGCACCACACAACATTAATGAAACAGGATATGTTAGAGTAAACAACTGGCTAGAAGTACGTGATTATTTTCTGAAATGA
- a CDS encoding nucleotide disphospho-sugar-binding domain-containing protein, which yields MKVLFTSFPGMGHFLPVVPLAWALRAAGHEVLVVTTDQAVKASGRAGLPAVDASPGINIMAIATGSRGADAFKNFRDPFSGDNMARTAEWMSEVSNRMADRTILTARSWKPDLIVHTPLDAIGPLAASLLSIPSVVHGFGILSFGKITDFINLIYEAVRPAGERNGVIGGPVRPTAVIETCPPSMRQPDHTDAWFVRYVPYNGGGELPDWLLEPRSRPRICVTLGTVIPQVAGVGVLSGVLEAVGSLDTEVILALGGTDPSVLGTLPANVRATGWVPLSDLVPTCSAIVHHGGSGTMMSAVAPGVPQLVLPHGADQHMNAAAVKQRGIGLTHLPEEADAETVRSSLKQLLEDPSFTRAAQEVKEENESQLPPAAIVARLMELAGRN from the coding sequence ATGAAAGTTTTATTCACCAGTTTCCCCGGTATGGGGCATTTTCTTCCTGTTGTCCCTCTTGCTTGGGCACTGCGTGCCGCGGGGCATGAAGTACTCGTCGTCACTACCGATCAGGCTGTTAAAGCAAGCGGCCGGGCGGGATTGCCGGCGGTGGATGCATCGCCCGGGATCAATATCATGGCAATAGCCACTGGTAGTAGGGGCGCGGATGCATTCAAGAATTTCCGTGATCCCTTCTCGGGAGACAATATGGCCCGTACCGCCGAGTGGATGTCGGAAGTCAGCAATCGTATGGCTGACCGCACCATTCTGACTGCCAGATCCTGGAAGCCGGATTTAATTGTCCACACGCCGCTTGATGCCATTGGACCACTGGCCGCTTCTCTACTATCCATTCCTTCCGTAGTCCATGGCTTTGGTATACTATCATTCGGTAAGATAACCGATTTTATTAATCTTATTTACGAGGCTGTGCGTCCAGCCGGTGAACGGAATGGCGTGATCGGCGGCCCCGTACGGCCGACGGCTGTGATTGAAACATGCCCGCCCAGTATGCGGCAGCCTGACCATACGGACGCATGGTTCGTCCGCTACGTTCCATATAACGGAGGCGGCGAGCTTCCGGACTGGCTTTTAGAGCCGCGATCGCGGCCTCGTATCTGCGTCACACTGGGTACCGTGATCCCTCAAGTGGCAGGCGTTGGCGTGTTGAGCGGAGTGTTAGAGGCGGTGGGAAGCCTGGATACCGAGGTTATTCTGGCACTCGGTGGAACAGACCCGTCCGTACTCGGTACTTTACCGGCCAATGTTCGGGCAACCGGTTGGGTTCCTCTAAGTGATCTGGTACCGACATGCTCTGCTATCGTGCATCACGGCGGATCGGGAACAATGATGAGTGCCGTAGCCCCAGGCGTTCCGCAGCTGGTGCTCCCGCACGGGGCCGACCAGCACATGAACGCTGCCGCGGTAAAGCAGCGGGGGATCGGGCTTACGCACCTGCCGGAGGAAGCCGATGCGGAGACGGTGCGAAGCAGCCTGAAGCAGCTTCTTGAGGATCCCAGCTTCACCCGGGCGGCCCAAGAAGTCAAGGAGGAGAACGAAAGCCAGCTTCCTCCTGCAGCTATTGTCGCCCGCCTTATGGAATTGGCAGGCCGGAACTGA
- a CDS encoding sensor histidine kinase — translation MANHKRIEGITTDRKRFLSIKTKMVLLFLIVIILPIFVMSYSSYLSTQKLLVRKYTDLLQEISRQANFRIDEYLNEVEKISMLASYGINSYVSYSEQDNYPIQNYLRDSNKVNENQAYTLLMNYIMMKDRAFSIYIYNLNGGRDLYISPNKPINYSYNASQEPWFGAFLESPDAASYLQTHRDLQVKSENNWAISSIRKIFDMNNGKLLGVMVISIDLDFIDKVNGRLLDSRRTAFTILDEHRNIVYNSDYGSIGKPLAKVFPARLDEISGKAGGAVLHVGNEDYIVTSMPFEHRNWQTILHMPMDELSVEGDILRRNLIMIAILVTLFAVVSSFYVTTRITRPIKLLMRNMTSVERGKFENLQTIRSNDEIGLLASRFNLMSRELKRLVERIYMEEKQKAEAEIQALQAQINPHFLYNTLGSVKWIASMQRADKIVEMTEALISMLRYATKKVGTLVTVRDELENIMHYITIQKIRYYNRVQVEFDVDEALLDKKILKLTIQPIVENAIFHGTSENEDEGIIGIAIYRDNSDIVISVADNGAGMDEATIETLQKEISNANGSFNGIGISNVNSRIKNHFGSAYGLHFTSETGKGTTFYIRIPGTENPERQGEMTR, via the coding sequence TTGGCAAATCATAAAAGGATAGAGGGGATTACAACGGATAGAAAGCGCTTTCTCAGCATCAAGACCAAAATGGTCCTGTTGTTCCTGATTGTAATTATACTGCCGATATTCGTCATGTCGTACAGCTCATATCTGTCTACCCAGAAGCTGCTGGTGAGGAAATATACCGACCTTCTGCAGGAAATATCCAGACAGGCAAATTTCCGTATCGATGAATATTTGAACGAGGTGGAGAAAATTTCGATGCTGGCCAGCTACGGCATCAACAGCTACGTCTCCTACTCGGAGCAGGACAATTACCCGATTCAGAATTATTTGAGGGACAGCAATAAAGTAAACGAGAATCAGGCTTATACGTTGTTAATGAACTACATCATGATGAAGGACCGCGCCTTCTCCATCTATATTTACAACTTAAACGGCGGAAGGGATCTGTATATCAGCCCGAACAAGCCGATTAATTACAGCTACAACGCGTCACAAGAACCGTGGTTCGGGGCGTTTCTAGAATCGCCCGATGCCGCGAGCTATTTGCAAACTCACCGGGACCTCCAGGTTAAAAGCGAGAACAACTGGGCCATTTCCAGCATACGCAAAATATTCGATATGAATAACGGCAAACTGCTTGGAGTTATGGTAATCAGCATCGATCTCGATTTCATCGATAAAGTAAACGGCCGTCTGCTGGATTCACGGAGGACAGCGTTTACGATCCTGGATGAGCATCGGAATATCGTATACAACAGCGATTACGGTTCAATCGGCAAGCCTCTGGCCAAGGTATTCCCTGCACGGCTGGACGAGATTTCAGGAAAAGCCGGCGGAGCCGTTTTGCACGTAGGCAATGAGGATTATATCGTTACTTCCATGCCGTTCGAGCATCGCAATTGGCAAACGATTCTCCACATGCCTATGGACGAACTGTCCGTTGAAGGGGACATTCTGCGGCGAAATTTGATCATGATTGCCATTCTGGTGACCCTGTTTGCCGTTGTCAGCTCATTTTATGTAACAACCCGAATTACCCGGCCGATCAAGCTGTTGATGCGCAACATGACCTCGGTGGAAAGAGGGAAATTCGAGAATTTGCAGACCATCCGTTCGAATGATGAAATCGGATTGCTTGCGAGCCGGTTCAACCTGATGTCCCGGGAATTGAAGCGGCTGGTTGAGCGAATTTATATGGAGGAAAAGCAAAAGGCGGAAGCGGAAATACAGGCTTTGCAGGCTCAGATTAATCCCCATTTCCTGTACAATACGCTGGGTTCGGTCAAGTGGATCGCTTCCATGCAGCGGGCGGACAAGATCGTGGAGATGACGGAAGCGTTAATCTCGATGCTTCGTTACGCGACCAAGAAAGTGGGTACACTTGTGACCGTTCGCGATGAGCTGGAGAACATCATGCATTACATAACGATTCAAAAAATCCGCTACTACAACCGGGTGCAGGTTGAATTCGATGTCGATGAAGCTCTGCTGGACAAGAAAATCCTTAAATTGACGATACAGCCTATCGTAGAGAACGCCATATTCCACGGAACATCGGAAAACGAGGATGAAGGCATAATCGGTATCGCCATATACCGTGATAACAGCGATATTGTCATTTCCGTTGCGGATAACGGCGCGGGTATGGATGAAGCGACAATCGAAACGCTGCAGAAAGAGATCTCGAATGCGAACGGCTCGTTTAACGGCATCGGGATCAGCAATGTAAACAGCAGAATCAAGAATCACTTCGGCAGCGCATATGGACTCCATTTCACCAGCGAAACGGGAAAAGGAACAACGTTCTATATTAGAATTCCCGGTACTGAAAACCCGGAACGGCAGGGGGAAATGACACGATGA
- a CDS encoding response regulator, whose amino-acid sequence MIKVLIVDDELLMRIGLKSMIHWEEYGFTIIGEASNGKEALDIAASNPPDLIITDIKMPVMDGLELIRTAAQLSDSCRYVILSCMEEFHYVKEALKLGAVDYLVKSDLKHNQLIEMLDRVKPMIRDGNSLRRNETITAGNYQQTVSYLKEQTFKEMISGLKSERDFIKEMKQLSIRLRPDGLLVMQLSIDRFETIRNKYIEKDERLLRFSIVNILEEMIPSKWNKEIIIGSSSEYLLAVNLDPSEVKAGTYKQSADRLCRTLIGAMKDFMNISVTVGLSTPVSGYAGLKTACEEADLAVKQRFFHGTGKTIWFDHMAAKPVRDNHDIPFKREDAKQFRIALESLRLEDGLGFIRDLQIRISAHDNLSEQAIRQTYIRVIGLIGTYLPADRPNAAGGKTPYERILELDTMQELHNYAESHLSDRYKGQNADQQQRSYVEMAMDIIMEYYAEDISLQSVASRINVNSSYLSRVFKQEAGDNFIRFLTKVRIDKAKFFLDSRHLKVYEVAEKVGYLNYTYFSKIFKKVVGVTPEEYRNMSKK is encoded by the coding sequence ATGATTAAAGTGCTCATTGTCGATGACGAGCTCCTGATGAGAATCGGATTAAAATCGATGATTCACTGGGAAGAATACGGCTTCACCATTATCGGCGAAGCGTCGAACGGTAAGGAAGCGCTCGATATAGCGGCGTCCAACCCGCCAGACCTGATTATTACGGATATTAAAATGCCGGTGATGGATGGGCTCGAATTGATCCGTACCGCGGCGCAGCTGTCGGATTCGTGCAGGTACGTTATTTTAAGCTGCATGGAGGAATTCCATTATGTGAAAGAAGCATTAAAGCTTGGCGCAGTCGATTATTTGGTCAAGAGCGACTTGAAGCACAATCAGCTGATCGAAATGCTGGACAGGGTCAAACCGATGATTCGGGACGGGAACAGTCTTCGGCGGAATGAAACCATTACTGCCGGCAACTATCAGCAAACCGTCAGCTACCTGAAAGAGCAGACATTCAAGGAGATGATCAGCGGCCTCAAATCCGAGCGGGATTTCATCAAGGAAATGAAGCAGCTGAGCATCCGTCTGCGTCCCGACGGACTTCTGGTGATGCAATTATCCATTGACCGGTTCGAGACGATTCGAAACAAATACATAGAGAAGGATGAGAGGCTGCTGAGGTTTTCCATCGTTAATATCCTCGAAGAAATGATACCGTCCAAGTGGAACAAGGAGATTATTATCGGGAGCTCCAGTGAATATTTGCTTGCCGTTAACCTCGATCCGTCCGAAGTGAAGGCCGGAACGTACAAACAGAGCGCGGACCGGCTCTGCCGCACGCTAATCGGGGCGATGAAGGATTTCATGAATATCTCGGTTACAGTTGGTTTAAGCACGCCGGTATCCGGTTATGCAGGCCTGAAAACGGCTTGCGAGGAAGCCGATTTGGCGGTAAAGCAGCGTTTCTTCCATGGAACCGGAAAGACAATCTGGTTCGACCATATGGCGGCGAAGCCGGTGCGGGACAATCACGATATCCCGTTTAAACGCGAAGATGCGAAGCAGTTCCGCATTGCGCTGGAGAGTCTCAGGCTGGAAGATGGCCTGGGGTTTATTCGCGACCTTCAAATAAGAATTTCAGCGCATGATAATCTATCCGAACAGGCAATCCGTCAAACCTATATCCGGGTGATCGGTCTTATCGGAACGTATCTTCCCGCGGACCGCCCTAATGCGGCAGGCGGTAAAACACCCTATGAACGCATTCTGGAATTGGACACGATGCAGGAACTTCATAATTATGCTGAAAGCCATCTGTCCGACCGTTATAAGGGACAAAATGCCGATCAGCAGCAGCGAAGCTATGTGGAAATGGCGATGGATATCATTATGGAGTACTATGCGGAGGACATTTCGCTTCAAAGCGTCGCGAGCCGGATTAATGTCAATTCATCGTACTTGAGCCGCGTATTCAAGCAGGAAGCGGGAGACAATTTCATCCGGTTTCTAACGAAGGTTCGTATCGACAAAGCGAAATTTTTCCTCGATTCCAGGCATTTGAAGGTGTATGAAGTGGCGGAAAAAGTAGGCTACCTCAATTACACCTATTTCAGCAAAATATTTAAGAAGGTTGTCGGCGTAACTCCGGAGGAATATAGGAATATGTCAAAAAAGTAG
- a CDS encoding ABC transporter substrate-binding protein has protein sequence MKKKWFIIVVSLTLMALLAACSGNNKPADQAAEGNQKVSGSESGKKAEQVTLRYSSYLLDTAQAGKAYYDAIAEFEKQNPDIKIETDFIQNANYTAGIKTRLLGGEKMDVFDTWSPSLFAEFAALGDQVYLDLTGEAFLNEFLPASLKPVTVDGKVLGAPELMHSDGLLYNKTMFEEYGLKVPQTWDEFIAVCETLKEKGIIPIAMDSEWWVPQFFWGSIMSNNGADAAWTAKLESGEVKIADPIFTDAIQKHKLLVDKGYMPKDWTGIKHEQAKDLIGQGKAAMIITGTWDIASIMERNPKNDIDFMIVPGSGKTVPNINVGTYRVINNKTEHPEEAKKFVAFMNSKANQEKLAAGAKAVPSVKGAEISDPVSKKIAAVVTRDDATLYWPHTVSTESLQVKILEGVNKYLAGQLDLDKTLAEIQKAIDDARQG, from the coding sequence GTGAAGAAGAAATGGTTCATCATTGTTGTCTCACTTACGCTCATGGCCTTGCTTGCAGCTTGTTCCGGCAATAATAAACCTGCGGATCAGGCCGCGGAAGGGAATCAGAAGGTGTCCGGCAGCGAAAGCGGGAAGAAGGCGGAGCAGGTTACACTTCGCTATTCCAGTTATTTGCTCGATACCGCGCAGGCAGGCAAAGCGTATTATGACGCTATTGCCGAGTTTGAAAAGCAGAATCCGGACATCAAGATAGAGACGGATTTCATTCAGAATGCGAACTATACGGCAGGTATCAAAACGCGCCTGCTCGGCGGAGAGAAAATGGACGTTTTCGATACGTGGTCCCCAAGCTTGTTTGCCGAATTTGCGGCGCTCGGCGATCAGGTGTATCTGGATTTGACCGGGGAAGCGTTCCTTAACGAGTTTCTGCCGGCGTCTTTAAAGCCCGTCACGGTAGACGGCAAGGTTCTTGGGGCGCCTGAATTGATGCACAGCGACGGCCTGCTATACAACAAAACGATGTTTGAAGAATACGGCCTCAAGGTTCCGCAAACATGGGACGAATTCATAGCGGTATGCGAAACGCTCAAGGAGAAAGGCATTATTCCGATCGCAATGGACTCGGAATGGTGGGTCCCTCAATTCTTCTGGGGCTCCATCATGTCGAACAACGGCGCCGATGCAGCCTGGACCGCCAAACTGGAAAGCGGCGAAGTAAAGATCGCCGATCCGATTTTTACAGACGCGATCCAGAAGCACAAACTGCTCGTGGATAAAGGGTACATGCCGAAGGACTGGACGGGAATCAAGCACGAACAGGCCAAGGATCTTATCGGTCAAGGCAAAGCCGCAATGATCATTACGGGAACGTGGGATATTGCCAGCATTATGGAGCGGAATCCGAAAAACGACATCGACTTCATGATTGTACCCGGCAGCGGTAAGACGGTACCGAACATTAATGTCGGCACGTACCGGGTGATTAACAATAAGACGGAGCATCCGGAAGAGGCCAAGAAGTTCGTTGCATTCATGAACAGTAAAGCGAACCAGGAGAAGCTGGCTGCCGGAGCCAAGGCAGTACCTTCCGTGAAGGGAGCCGAAATAAGCGATCCCGTAAGCAAGAAAATTGCCGCCGTTGTAACCCGTGACGATGCGACCTTGTACTGGCCGCATACCGTGTCGACCGAATCGCTGCAGGTCAAAATCCTCGAGGGCGTGAACAAGTATTTGGCCGGTCAACTGGACCTTGACAAGACGCTCGCGGAGATTCAGAAAGCGATCGACGACGCCAGGCAAGGGTGA
- a CDS encoding carbohydrate ABC transporter permease — protein sequence MRRLSLTSERDRRNIILLLFTLPALVIYTAFFLLPIVGNAYLSLFDWNGGNTKMRFVGLDNFIRLLTDDKEFASALWHNAVYMVTVVLIQLTLALIFALILAKKLWGGNFFKTIFLLPVVLSNVTLALVWSYMFDPMNGFLNSLLQSTGLSFLTRNWLGDPGTALFSIAFVNSWQYVGYSMVIFIAGLLTIPESLYEAADIDGASRFRKFIHVTVPLLMPAIMMNVVLATTGSLKVFDLIYIITPPGGPVSSSTEVLGTLIYKIGFTYGEMGYASAVSLVLLIVIMIVGFVQIRLFRAKDIGY from the coding sequence ATGAGAAGGCTTTCCCTGACGTCAGAACGCGACAGAAGAAATATCATTCTGCTGCTGTTTACCTTACCGGCACTTGTTATCTATACCGCTTTTTTTCTACTGCCCATTGTCGGAAATGCGTATCTCAGCCTCTTTGATTGGAATGGCGGCAATACGAAAATGAGGTTTGTCGGGCTGGATAATTTCATCCGGTTATTGACGGACGATAAGGAATTCGCAAGCGCGCTGTGGCACAACGCGGTCTATATGGTTACCGTGGTGCTTATCCAATTGACACTGGCGCTCATCTTTGCCCTGATCCTGGCGAAGAAGCTGTGGGGCGGAAACTTTTTCAAGACGATTTTTCTGCTGCCGGTTGTTCTCTCTAACGTAACGCTTGCACTCGTCTGGTCTTATATGTTTGACCCGATGAACGGATTTCTCAATTCGCTGCTTCAATCGACCGGTCTCTCTTTCTTGACGCGCAATTGGCTTGGCGATCCGGGCACCGCCTTGTTCTCGATCGCGTTCGTGAATTCGTGGCAGTATGTGGGCTACTCTATGGTGATCTTCATCGCAGGGCTGCTGACTATTCCGGAATCGCTCTATGAGGCGGCCGATATTGACGGAGCGAGCCGCTTCCGGAAGTTTATACATGTGACGGTTCCATTGTTAATGCCGGCCATTATGATGAACGTCGTCCTGGCGACCACCGGAAGCCTCAAGGTGTTTGACCTCATCTATATCATTACCCCGCCGGGGGGACCGGTCAGCAGCTCGACGGAAGTGCTGGGAACGCTGATTTATAAAATCGGCTTTACATACGGCGAAATGGGGTACGCCTCCGCCGTCTCCCTCGTGCTGCTCATCGTGATCATGATCGTCGGCTTCGTCCAGATCCGGTTATTTCGCGCCAAGGACATCGGCTATTGA
- a CDS encoding carbohydrate ABC transporter permease, whose product MKDKLLLFQYAALLVFAVMILTPLAVVFFGAFKTPGELFNNPYSIPKMPVFENFYTAFVQGNMLVYFKNTIVISVLSLAAVLLLSTITSYAITRNGFKSGDRIYHYFIFGIIVPAQAVMIPSYMMIAKLGLVNTIWSVILIYIASTMGFSVFILSGFFRTIPRELDEAAVIDGCNEFQAFWKVVLPLCLPAVSTVLILNLLFIWNDFYNPLLYIRSEEIKTISLGLSKYMGRYLTNYPIMFAAVVMASVPVIAVFVMLQKQFVSGITAGSVKG is encoded by the coding sequence ATGAAAGATAAATTATTGCTTTTTCAGTATGCCGCTTTGCTCGTGTTTGCGGTTATGATACTAACGCCGCTCGCGGTTGTATTCTTCGGGGCATTCAAAACGCCCGGCGAATTGTTCAATAATCCTTATTCGATTCCGAAAATGCCGGTGTTTGAAAACTTTTATACCGCTTTTGTGCAGGGGAATATGCTGGTCTATTTTAAAAATACGATCGTCATTTCCGTCCTTTCGCTAGCGGCGGTACTGCTCCTCAGCACGATTACCTCCTATGCGATTACGAGGAACGGCTTCAAATCCGGCGACAGGATTTATCACTATTTCATATTCGGCATTATCGTGCCGGCGCAGGCTGTCATGATTCCATCCTATATGATGATCGCCAAGCTGGGGCTCGTGAATACGATATGGTCCGTAATCCTGATCTATATCGCTTCAACGATGGGTTTCTCGGTCTTTATCTTAAGCGGGTTTTTCCGTACGATTCCAAGAGAACTCGACGAAGCGGCCGTCATTGACGGGTGCAATGAGTTCCAGGCGTTCTGGAAGGTCGTGCTGCCGCTATGCCTGCCTGCCGTCAGTACGGTGCTGATCCTCAACTTATTGTTCATATGGAACGACTTCTATAATCCGCTGCTGTATATCCGCAGCGAAGAGATCAAGACGATCTCCCTGGGACTGTCCAAATATATGGGGCGCTACTTGACCAATTATCCGATCATGTTCGCCGCAGTGGTGATGGCTTCCGTTCCGGTTATTGCAGTATTCGTCATGCTGCAGAAGCAGTTCGTCAGCGGCATTACGGCCGGATCGGTAAAAGGCTGA
- a CDS encoding AAA family ATPase, whose protein sequence is MRKLIFFIGGAGAGKTTLAKALAKRRRPALFDMDTLSRPASEAIMTLSGLDPSDRDSAVYKSRCRDLGYRLTMDAALENVEIGTDAIVIGPFTRETDDPQWLERELARIGGTLDDVEVKVIFVSLHDEQLYHKRISDRGLGLDAWKLENWNEFSRSLVGRTVKWNLPAGSVLYFDNSESISEETISILERFVYGSEAFG, encoded by the coding sequence ATGCGGAAATTGATTTTCTTTATCGGCGGGGCGGGAGCGGGGAAGACGACACTGGCGAAAGCCTTGGCGAAGAGGCGGCGCCCGGCTTTGTTCGACATGGACACATTGTCCCGGCCCGCCTCCGAGGCGATCATGACCCTCTCGGGTCTTGACCCGAGCGACCGCGATTCGGCGGTTTACAAGTCACGCTGCCGGGACCTGGGTTACCGCCTGACCATGGACGCCGCATTGGAGAACGTGGAGATCGGAACGGACGCCATAGTAATCGGCCCTTTCACCAGAGAGACGGATGACCCGCAGTGGCTGGAGCGGGAACTCGCAAGAATCGGCGGAACGCTTGATGATGTTGAAGTGAAAGTGATATTCGTCTCGCTTCATGATGAACAGCTGTACCATAAGCGGATCAGTGATAGAGGTCTCGGTCTCGATGCATGGAAGCTGGAGAACTGGAACGAATTCAGCCGCTCGCTCGTCGGACGGACGGTTAAATGGAACCTTCCCGCAGGCTCCGTTCTTTATTTCGACAACTCGGAGTCGATTTCCGAGGAGACCATCTCGATTCTAGAACGTTTCGTTTATGGAAGCGAAGCCTTCGGATGA
- a CDS encoding NAD(P)H-quinone oxidoreductase: protein MRAIIVEKPGGIEQLKAGECPIPIPGDGELLVKVKATAVNRADIIKRMGKYPGDTGTNKILGLEMAGVVEQAGSDCKGWKIGDRIFGLLPGGGYAEYAVIPGEMAMRIPDNLSFEQAASIPEVFLTAYQTLFWQGELKAGESVLIHAGASGVGTAAIQLAKHIGARVIVTAGSDEKLAVCRSLGADIAINYKRASFDQEVRKATEEQGVHVILDFIGASYWEQNISSLAIDGRLVLISSLGGSRVDNINLAAIYAKRITIIGTLLSPRSLAYKIQLTREFVHDVLPLFEEGRVKPVIDRIYPLEEVGEAHRRMEENKNIGKLVLTL, encoded by the coding sequence ATGAGAGCGATTATCGTTGAGAAGCCGGGCGGGATCGAGCAGTTGAAGGCCGGAGAATGCCCCATCCCAATACCGGGAGACGGCGAATTGTTGGTTAAAGTGAAAGCGACTGCCGTTAACCGTGCCGATATTATTAAACGAATGGGCAAATACCCGGGGGACACGGGTACTAATAAGATTCTCGGCTTAGAGATGGCGGGTGTAGTCGAACAGGCAGGCAGCGACTGTAAAGGCTGGAAAATCGGAGATCGCATATTCGGCCTTCTCCCGGGCGGAGGGTACGCGGAATATGCGGTTATACCCGGAGAGATGGCGATGAGGATTCCGGATAATCTGTCCTTCGAGCAAGCGGCTTCGATTCCCGAAGTTTTCCTGACCGCCTATCAAACCTTATTCTGGCAGGGAGAGCTGAAGGCTGGAGAATCGGTGCTCATTCACGCGGGAGCCAGCGGAGTGGGTACGGCAGCCATTCAATTGGCCAAGCATATAGGAGCCAGAGTTATCGTTACGGCCGGGTCCGACGAGAAGCTGGCGGTATGCCGCAGCCTGGGTGCCGACATCGCGATCAACTATAAACGTGCTTCCTTTGATCAGGAGGTTCGGAAAGCGACCGAGGAGCAGGGAGTCCACGTCATCCTCGATTTTATCGGCGCTTCTTATTGGGAGCAAAATATATCCAGCCTGGCTATCGATGGAAGGCTGGTGCTAATAAGCTCGCTCGGCGGCTCCCGGGTGGACAATATCAATCTTGCCGCTATCTATGCGAAGAGAATAACGATCATAGGGACGCTCCTCTCTCCAAGGAGTCTCGCCTACAAGATTCAATTGACCCGGGAGTTTGTCCATGACGTTCTGCCTCTCTTTGAGGAAGGCAGGGTGAAGCCGGTCATTGACCGAATTTACCCCCTGGAGGAAGTCGGCGAAGCGCACCGCCGCATGGAGGAAAACAAGAACATTGGCAAGCTTGTCCTGACCCTTTGA
- a CDS encoding aldo/keto reductase produces MDYVKLGNTGLEVSRICLGCMSYGVPERGTHPWSLNEEQSRPFLKKALELGINFFDTANVYSDGTSEEIVGRALKDFAKRDEVVIATKVHGRMRPGPNGAGLSRKAIMSEIDNSLRRLGTDYIDLYQIHRWDSRTPVEETMEALHDVVKAGKARYIGASSMYAWQFLKALHISERNGWTRFVSMQNYLNLLYREEEREMLPLCEAENIGLIPWSPLARGRLTRDWDDVSARSETDEPGKILYSVMAEADRKVVERVAEVAAKREVPRAQVALAWVLQKQPVTAPIVGATKPNHLDDAVAALSVKLTSEEVASLEEPYVPHPVLGGLN; encoded by the coding sequence ATGGATTATGTAAAACTCGGAAATACCGGCCTTGAGGTATCCCGGATTTGCCTGGGCTGCATGAGTTACGGGGTACCCGAAAGAGGCACCCACCCCTGGTCGCTTAACGAAGAACAAAGCAGGCCCTTCCTGAAGAAAGCGCTTGAGCTCGGCATTAATTTCTTTGATACCGCGAATGTGTATTCAGACGGCACAAGCGAGGAGATTGTCGGTCGCGCGCTGAAGGACTTTGCCAAGCGTGACGAGGTCGTGATTGCAACCAAGGTACACGGCCGCATGCGTCCCGGACCCAACGGAGCGGGGCTCTCCCGCAAAGCGATTATGAGCGAGATCGACAACAGTCTCAGGCGGCTCGGCACCGATTATATCGATCTCTATCAGATTCATCGTTGGGACAGTCGTACACCGGTGGAAGAAACGATGGAGGCGCTCCATGATGTAGTGAAAGCCGGTAAAGCGCGTTATATAGGAGCCTCCTCGATGTATGCCTGGCAGTTCCTCAAAGCGCTGCATATTTCAGAGCGCAATGGTTGGACGCGATTCGTCTCGATGCAGAACTACCTGAATCTTCTTTATCGGGAAGAGGAACGTGAAATGCTTCCGTTGTGCGAAGCGGAGAATATAGGCCTGATTCCCTGGAGCCCTCTTGCCCGGGGGCGTCTGACGCGTGATTGGGATGATGTGAGTGCGCGCTCGGAGACCGATGAGCCCGGCAAGATCCTTTATTCGGTAATGGCTGAGGCAGATCGCAAAGTGGTGGAACGGGTGGCGGAGGTTGCGGCGAAGCGGGAAGTTCCGCGTGCACAGGTTGCGCTCGCCTGGGTATTGCAAAAACAGCCGGTGACGGCGCCGATCGTAGGAGCGACCAAGCCGAATCATTTGGACGATGCTGTCGCCGCTTTATCGGTCAAGCTGACTTCCGAAGAAGTCGCAAGCCTCGAAGAACCGTATGTCCCGCACCCGGTACTGGGCGGGCTGAATTAA